CACAGTTGCTCGGTGACCAAGGAACCAACCAAGGTGACGTAGAGCAGGCATGGCTTCCATTCCTGTTTTTACCCTGGATTGCACTTGCTGCATTCTGGCCGTGGTGGGTGTGGTAGGAACGGGTACTGGGCTTTGGAAACGACATATTGGGAAGGAGGATGCCAATGTGTACAACGAGTGATTGCGCGCGCTACATGGGTCAGTGGGTGCGGTTTCAGACACCATGGGGCATGCATCGCGGTATCGTCTCGAGTATGAACAACAGTGCCGTACTTGTTCGTGTTCCTCGTGCCTATGCACCCATCGGACTCGCTACCAGCAGCAAAGTTCATGAAAATAATGATGAACAACGCCTGGATTTGGCTCTCGCCTGGGGCGGTGGTTATGGCGGCTGGGGCGGCGGTTATAGGTACGGTGCCCGAGCTGGCTGGGGGGCCCCAGGGTACGGTCGCTGGGCTGGCGGTTGGTGGTGGTGGTGGCTCGCTTTTGCATGGATCTTTGCATTAGCCTTCTTGTGGTAGTGACACATCAAAGTATTCACACTGAATGAGGCCCGGTGGGGCCTTTTCGCCGCTTACTCCATCTGGCTTTCGAGCGTAACGAGCCGGGAGAGACTGTCGATGAACTCGCACTCCCTTACGCACCGTGGGTGCGCAAGGGAGTGCGAAATCGCGTGGTTGGGCCGTGCTTACGCAGCGTAGGTGGGTGGACAAGCCTAACGTACACATTAATGCTATAGCTAACTATTTTCACGGGATAAAACTTGCGACAATCTGAGGGAGTTTATAACCAGAACCATTTCATCCTAGATACGACTCGATACAATCTGAAACACGTCCTCTGTAAATTGTGCAACGTGTGTTCCAATTCGTACAACGTTTTCCTACTTTCCTTGAAAGTTGATATCTGGCACTTGCGGATATGGGGATTGACTGTCTCCGGATGTCCTGCATTCCCTTCCATTGCCCAAAATTCACAGTTCCCATCAAGTGTAGTCGGAATATTGGCACATTATTTGCTTGGTTCTTAACTAAGAGTCAATTTTCCAACAGGAGGATTCAGAGAATCGACAGGGGTTAATGGACATGTCACTTTGAGAGGCCATGAAACTCATCGAAAAAGGGGGACTATCTGATGAAACGCTGGCGCAAATGGGGTGCAGGTCTGGCTGCTTTGGGGTTGTTGGCGACGGTGACGGCTTGTGGAACGACAAGTGCGAGCACGGGCAACGGTGGCGGAGGTTCGAGTAACACTGGCTCAGGAGGCGGAGGAAATTCCGCAGGTTCGGGGAGTTCGGGAGGCTCTTCATCCGGTGGCGAGATTGATATCGGTTTGATTGCCGACCTCACAGGGCCTGCCGCACTGAGCGGCAAGCACAAGGAGGAAGGCGCGCAACTGGCGGTAGACAAGATTAACGCGAATGGCGGCATCCATGGCAAGAAAATCAAGCTGATTGTCGAGGACGATGCTGGAACGAACCAGGCGGGTGTTTCCGCATATCAGAAGCTTGCGGCCAATCAAAATGTGGTAGCTATCATCGGTTCGGTTCGCAGCACGATTGTCCAGGCGACGCTTCCATACATTCAGCAGTCGCAGATCCCGACCATGATTGGCGGCACAGACCCTGCTTTGACGCACAGCGGAAACCAGTGGGTGTTCCGCTTTCGTCCAAACGACAACTACGCTTCCCAGGTTATGGCGAGCTACTCAACCCAGACCATGGGCAGCAAGAAAGTGGCAATCCTGTATGATTCGGATGCATTCGGATCGGCGGGTAATTCCCTGCTCAAAGCGGCTTTGAAGAAAGATGGAGCGACGATTGTTTCCGACCAGGGCTACACAACGGCAACGAAAGACTTTACTTCCTATTTGGAACAGATTAAGTCCTCCGGCGCGGACACCCTTGAGACCTATATGACGAACGCCGAAGACGAGGCCCAAATGTTACGTCAGTTCCGCCAGTTAGGACTTAATTTGAAGGTCATGGGCTCTCCATCCATTGCCACGGCGGTTTGTATCCAGCTCGGTGGAAGCGCAGTCAACGGAACGTATGGCGTCTCTGACTTCGTGGCCAACGGAAACCCGCAGGCTACAGCATTCACTCAGGCCTATACGGCGAAGTACAACGATGCGCCAGACCTCTTTGGCGGGTGGGTCTATGACGCCATCAACGTGCTCGCGCAGGTGATGACGAAGGACGGAACCAGCCCGAGCCAGATTCAGCAGGGCATTCGCTCGGTGCAAGGGTACAAAGGCGTGGAAGGCACCTATAACTTTGACACCAATGGCGATGGTCTGCATGGCTACACGGTCGTCAGTATCAAAGGTGGGAAGGTCGTTCCAATCAAATACGTGAGCTTCAGCAACTAATCTTCATCGTGTTCTTCGCGCCACGATGGACACTGAACCTGGAGTACTGTGACGGGGTGGACGCTGGCTTGACAAACTGGCGTCCGCTCGCACCGTGGGGAGGCGTATATGTGGAATTCCTGCAGTTACTCATCACCGGACTTGCAGTCGGGAGTATTTATGCCTTAGTCGCGCTAGGATTTGTTCTCATTTACACGGCGGTGAACGTTGTCAACTTCGCTCAGGGTGATTTTGCCATGATTGGCGCTTACTTCATGGTGTCATTAGTGCTCGGTTTTCACTTGCCCTGGTGGGTCTCGATTGTGATTGCGGTCGTTTTGTCCGGACTCGCGGGTTTTGTTTTTCAACTTGGAATCTATCAACCGGTACGAAATCGTCCGAGGAACTTCTTGCCGGTCATGATTGCCACTGTCGGTGCCTCCATCTTCCTTGAACACCTGTTCCTTCTGATTTACGGTCCTGTTCCACAGCAACTGCCGGGGGTTTTCAAAGCCCAATCTGTCTCCATTTTCGGAGCACACGTTTATCCCCAATATGTATTAATTATTGTGGTTACTGCCGTAATGGTTGTGCTTCTGCACTGGTTTTTTGAGAAAACCAAACTTGGAAAACAGATGCAGGCGACCGCCCAAGACCCGAATACTGCCCGATTGATGGGGATTCGTGTATCAAGAATGAATGCGCTCACGTTCGCGATGGCGACGGCGCTTGGCGGCTTAGCTGGCATTTTAATTGCACCGGTGTACTGGGCTACGCCGACGATGGGCTCCATGATTGCCCTCAAAGCATTTGCCGCCTCGATTGTTGGAGGCTTTAGCAGTGTCAAGGGTGCGATTATCGGTGGTCTTGCCATTGGCTTGATTGAAACCTTTTGTGGAACCTACATTTCTGGATCATACCGGGATGCGTTCGCGTTTATCGTACTCGTTCTCTTCTTAATCTTCCGCCCGTATGGACTTTTTGGCGAGAAGGTGTCGCAGAAGGTATGAATGATTGGTTCGACTACATTGCGTGGGAAGGGAGTCGGGTATGAGCAAGCAAATCCTGAAATTCTTACCGTTTGTCCTGATTACTTTTGCAATTCCCTTTTTCTTGCCAGGGGGGAGGCTTGGCTCCTACTATTTGACGCTCTTGATACTCTCGCTGTCTTACGCGATTGCGGCACTGGGACTGACCGTGCTGCTGGGGTATTCAGGGCAGGTGTCGCTCGCACAGGCGGCCTTCTATGGCATCGGATCGTACACCCTCGGAATTTTAACGGTGCATAACCATTGGTCATTTTGGCCGGCGCTCCTGGCAGCGGTGGTGGTATCCACAGTCTTTGGCTTATTCCTCGGTGCCATTTCCTTGCGACTGCAGACCCACTACCTGGCTCTGGTGACCATCGGGTTCATGGTCATCATCAACCTGGTGCTGAACAACTGGAAGTCACTGACGGGTGGAGCGGATGGTATCTCGAATATTCCAAGGCCACAACTTTTCGGGCTGAATTTCGCTGACGATAAAAGCTACTATTTTCTGATGGTGGTTTTTCTGCTGATTTCCGCCTATGTTGTGTTCCGCCTTAGGAATTCACGGATGGGCAGTGCGCTGTTGGCACTCCGGGAAGATGAAATCGCGGCCTCTGCCGCTGGCATCAACCTGTTTTGGGCGAAGGTTCTGGCGTTCTCCGTCAGTGCGGCACTCGGCGGCCTCGGCGGTGCCCTTTATGCATCCGGGTCGCTGTACATCAGTCCGAATGTGTACACCTTTGACCAATCGGTTCTGTTTTTCTCCATGGTTCTGGTCGGTGGGCAGGAATCCATTGTTGGAACCATCCTTGGAGCGGCAC
The Alicyclobacillus curvatus genome window above contains:
- a CDS encoding ABC transporter substrate-binding protein, with amino-acid sequence MKRWRKWGAGLAALGLLATVTACGTTSASTGNGGGGSSNTGSGGGGNSAGSGSSGGSSSGGEIDIGLIADLTGPAALSGKHKEEGAQLAVDKINANGGIHGKKIKLIVEDDAGTNQAGVSAYQKLAANQNVVAIIGSVRSTIVQATLPYIQQSQIPTMIGGTDPALTHSGNQWVFRFRPNDNYASQVMASYSTQTMGSKKVAILYDSDAFGSAGNSLLKAALKKDGATIVSDQGYTTATKDFTSYLEQIKSSGADTLETYMTNAEDEAQMLRQFRQLGLNLKVMGSPSIATAVCIQLGGSAVNGTYGVSDFVANGNPQATAFTQAYTAKYNDAPDLFGGWVYDAINVLAQVMTKDGTSPSQIQQGIRSVQGYKGVEGTYNFDTNGDGLHGYTVVSIKGGKVVPIKYVSFSN
- a CDS encoding branched-chain amino acid ABC transporter permease, which gives rise to MEFLQLLITGLAVGSIYALVALGFVLIYTAVNVVNFAQGDFAMIGAYFMVSLVLGFHLPWWVSIVIAVVLSGLAGFVFQLGIYQPVRNRPRNFLPVMIATVGASIFLEHLFLLIYGPVPQQLPGVFKAQSVSIFGAHVYPQYVLIIVVTAVMVVLLHWFFEKTKLGKQMQATAQDPNTARLMGIRVSRMNALTFAMATALGGLAGILIAPVYWATPTMGSMIALKAFAASIVGGFSSVKGAIIGGLAIGLIETFCGTYISGSYRDAFAFIVLVLFLIFRPYGLFGEKVSQKV